One part of the Parabacteroides distasonis ATCC 8503 genome encodes these proteins:
- a CDS encoding MFS transporter, translating into MSETKPVLWNRNFVQCCISYFLMNFAFYMLMPTMPVYLVEELGISTSEVGMVLSSYTIGLLCVRPFSGYLVDCFSRKPLYVFAFTIFACLFAGYWFAMTVYTIMAVRFIQGGFMGLTSVSGNTITIDVIPSKRRGEGMGFYGLTINLAMSLAPLVAVGLYDRHGFFWIIGVALVIALVGIGSVGLICYPKREKVPRPAFSLDRFILVKALPAALAYLLVAIPYGMLLSFVVLYGKEIEVPNPGYFFICMAIGVGTARLISGRLVDHGKIHVVSIVSLVSLAISFSVFATVHTSFVFFACALAIGIGFGVSVPAFQCLFVNVAPHHMRGTATSTYLTSFDFGMGIGMLSAGFIATHTNLATAYGVGAVCCLLSLFVYIRLVKASYERNKLIS; encoded by the coding sequence ATGAGCGAGACTAAACCTGTACTTTGGAACCGGAATTTCGTCCAATGTTGTATCTCTTACTTCTTGATGAATTTCGCCTTTTATATGTTGATGCCTACTATGCCGGTCTATCTGGTGGAAGAGTTGGGCATCAGCACGTCCGAGGTGGGGATGGTCTTGTCTAGCTATACGATCGGGTTGCTGTGCGTGCGCCCGTTCTCGGGATATCTGGTGGATTGTTTCTCCCGCAAACCGTTATATGTATTCGCCTTCACGATATTCGCCTGTTTGTTTGCCGGTTATTGGTTTGCTATGACAGTCTATACGATCATGGCGGTTCGTTTCATCCAAGGCGGGTTTATGGGACTGACCTCAGTCTCTGGCAATACGATTACGATAGACGTGATCCCTTCCAAGCGAAGAGGAGAGGGCATGGGCTTTTACGGATTGACGATCAATCTCGCCATGTCTTTGGCTCCTTTGGTGGCGGTCGGGCTGTACGATCGGCATGGTTTCTTCTGGATCATAGGGGTCGCTTTGGTGATCGCATTGGTCGGGATCGGCTCCGTCGGGCTGATCTGTTATCCGAAACGGGAGAAAGTGCCTCGTCCGGCCTTCTCGTTGGATCGTTTTATCTTGGTAAAAGCGCTTCCTGCGGCCTTGGCCTATTTGCTGGTCGCTATACCTTATGGGATGTTGCTCTCGTTCGTGGTATTATATGGTAAAGAGATCGAGGTGCCGAACCCAGGCTATTTCTTTATATGTATGGCGATCGGTGTAGGGACGGCCCGTTTGATTTCCGGACGGTTGGTGGACCATGGCAAGATCCATGTCGTGTCCATCGTATCCTTGGTCTCTTTAGCGATCTCGTTTTCCGTGTTCGCTACCGTACATACATCATTTGTCTTTTTCGCTTGCGCCTTGGCGATCGGTATCGGTTTTGGCGTGAGTGTACCGGCTTTTCAATGTCTTTTCGTGAATGTCGCTCCGCACCATATGCGCGGTACGGCCACTTCTACCTACTTGACCTCTTTCGATTTCGGGATGGGGATCGGGATGCTGTCCGCCGGCTTTATCGCTACCCATACCAATCTGGCTACCGCCTACGGAGTCGGGGCGGTTTGTTGCCTTCTTTCCTTATTCGTCTATATCCGCTTGGTAAAAGCCTCGTACGAGAGGAATAAGCTGATTTCTTGA
- a CDS encoding ABC-F family ATP-binding cassette domain-containing protein, translating into MISYLQIDKLTKSFGDLVLFEDITFGVAQGQKIGLIAKNGTGKTTLLNIIGGKEDYDSGEVVFRKDLRVGYLEQSPSYPEELTVLQACFHSKNETVQLIAEYEEAMAKEDHSNLEDILTRMDSFKAWDYEQKAKQILGQLKIHNFNQKIGELSGGQLKRVALANVLITDPELIILDEPTNHLDLEMTEWLEDYLSRANISILMVTHDRYFLDRVCSEIIEIDNKQIYSYKGNYSYYLEKRQERVEAMNADVERAKNLLRTELDWMRRQPQARGTKAKYRIDAFYELEKKAKQQRDTGKVNLDVKASYIGSKIFEAVNVSKRFGDLKITEDFNYIFARYEKMGIVGNNGTGKSTFIKMLMGEVAPDSGHFDVGETVRFGYYSQDGLKFDEQMKVIDVVQAIAEYVDLGNGQKMGVSQFLNYFLFTPEKQHNYVYKLSGGEKRRLYLCTVLMRSPNFLVLDEPTNDLDIVTLNVLEEYLRNFKGCAIVVSHDRYFMDKVVDHLLVFRGNADIKDFPGNYTQYRDWKDVQDQQEKEAEAALQARQNPAPEKPSRPVNEQKKKLTFKERKEFEALEEEIPALEAEKAELETAMSSGTLSTDELMAKSQRITQVMEEIDEKTMRWLELSELA; encoded by the coding sequence ATGATAAGTTACCTTCAGATAGATAAGCTGACCAAGAGCTTCGGTGATTTGGTTCTTTTCGAGGATATAACGTTCGGAGTCGCGCAAGGACAGAAGATCGGGTTGATCGCCAAAAACGGGACGGGTAAGACTACCTTATTGAATATTATCGGTGGTAAGGAGGATTACGACTCGGGTGAGGTGGTTTTCCGGAAAGACCTGCGGGTCGGGTATTTGGAGCAATCACCTTCTTATCCGGAAGAACTGACCGTGCTACAGGCTTGCTTCCACTCGAAGAACGAGACTGTCCAGTTGATAGCTGAGTACGAGGAGGCGATGGCGAAAGAGGATCACTCGAATCTGGAGGACATCCTTACCCGTATGGATAGCTTCAAGGCGTGGGATTATGAGCAAAAGGCGAAACAAATCCTCGGGCAGTTGAAGATTCATAACTTCAATCAGAAGATCGGGGAATTGTCCGGAGGGCAGTTGAAACGGGTAGCCTTGGCGAATGTCTTGATCACGGACCCTGAATTGATTATCTTGGATGAGCCGACGAACCATTTGGATCTGGAAATGACCGAGTGGCTGGAAGATTATCTGAGCCGGGCCAATATCAGTATCTTGATGGTGACGCACGACCGTTACTTCTTGGATCGTGTTTGTAGTGAGATCATCGAGATCGATAATAAACAAATCTATTCGTATAAAGGTAATTATAGTTATTATCTGGAGAAACGCCAAGAGCGTGTCGAGGCGATGAACGCCGACGTGGAGCGTGCGAAGAATCTTCTCCGTACGGAACTGGATTGGATGCGCCGCCAGCCGCAGGCACGGGGCACGAAAGCGAAGTACCGTATCGATGCCTTTTATGAGCTGGAAAAGAAAGCGAAGCAACAACGGGATACTGGAAAGGTGAACTTGGACGTGAAGGCTTCTTACATCGGTTCGAAGATTTTCGAGGCGGTGAATGTAAGCAAACGTTTCGGTGATTTGAAGATTACGGAGGATTTCAACTATATTTTCGCCCGTTACGAGAAGATGGGTATTGTCGGGAATAACGGTACGGGCAAATCTACCTTTATCAAGATGCTGATGGGGGAGGTGGCTCCCGATAGCGGCCATTTCGATGTGGGCGAGACCGTTCGCTTTGGCTATTATAGTCAAGATGGCTTGAAGTTCGATGAGCAAATGAAAGTGATCGACGTGGTGCAGGCGATCGCCGAATACGTGGATTTGGGTAACGGACAGAAGATGGGAGTGTCCCAGTTTTTGAACTATTTCCTGTTCACGCCGGAGAAACAGCATAATTACGTTTATAAATTGAGCGGTGGCGAGAAGCGTCGCCTCTATTTATGTACGGTATTGATGCGTAGCCCGAACTTCTTGGTGCTTGATGAGCCGACCAATGATCTGGATATCGTGACCTTGAACGTATTGGAGGAATACCTTCGTAACTTCAAGGGGTGTGCTATCGTGGTTTCCCACGACCGTTACTTTATGGATAAGGTGGTAGATCACCTGCTGGTTTTCCGGGGTAACGCTGATATCAAGGATTTCCCCGGCAACTATACGCAGTACCGGGATTGGAAAGATGTGCAAGACCAACAGGAAAAAGAGGCGGAGGCTGCTTTGCAAGCGAGACAAAACCCGGCTCCGGAGAAACCGTCTCGTCCTGTCAATGAGCAAAAGAAAAAACTCACTTTCAAGGAACGGAAAGAGTTCGAGGCCCTAGAGGAGGAGATACCGGCTTTGGAGGCGGAGAAGGCGGAGTTGGAGACCGCTATGAGCAGTGGTACTTTGTCTACGGACGAGCTTATGGCTAAATCTCAACGGATCACCCAAGTCATGGAAGAGATCGACGAGAAAACGATGCGCTGGCTGGAGTTGAGTGAGCTGGCATAA
- the ung gene encoding uracil-DNA glycosylase gives MNVRIDESWRKRLQEEFDKPYFEQLVTFVKNEYKQAHVLPPGPQIFHIFNACPFEKVKVVILGQDPYPNPGQYYGVCFSVPDGVAIPGSLMNIFKEIYDDLGKPIPSSGNLDRWVSQGVFPMNSVLTVRAHQTGSHRNRGWETFTDAVIKKLSDERENLIFMLWGSYAKAKISLIDTSRHLVLTTVHPSPRSAEYGFFGCKHFSKANDFLRGKGIPEIDW, from the coding sequence ATGAATGTTAGAATAGATGAAAGTTGGAGAAAACGTCTGCAAGAAGAATTTGACAAGCCTTATTTCGAGCAATTGGTGACATTTGTCAAAAACGAATATAAGCAAGCGCACGTACTTCCTCCCGGGCCCCAGATATTCCATATATTTAACGCATGCCCGTTTGAGAAGGTAAAAGTCGTTATCTTGGGACAAGACCCCTATCCAAATCCGGGGCAATACTATGGGGTCTGCTTCTCGGTACCCGATGGCGTGGCGATTCCCGGTTCCTTGATGAATATATTCAAAGAAATCTACGATGATCTTGGGAAACCGATTCCTTCCTCCGGGAATTTGGATCGTTGGGTAAGCCAAGGCGTATTTCCGATGAATTCCGTCCTCACGGTCCGTGCCCACCAAACAGGCTCGCACCGGAACAGGGGATGGGAAACGTTCACGGATGCCGTTATCAAGAAATTAAGCGACGAACGGGAAAATCTAATATTCATGTTATGGGGCAGTTACGCTAAAGCCAAGATTTCCCTTATCGATACGAGCCGACATTTGGTCCTAACGACCGTACATCCATCTCCCCGCTCCGCCGAATATGGTTTCTTCGGTTGTAAGCATTTCAGTAAGGCTAATGATTTCTTACGGGGTAAAGGCATCCCGGAAATCGATTGGTAA
- a CDS encoding DUF169 domain-containing protein: protein MDIQTFIDNYQETFSGKAELPIAFWYSDTLSGELRKTQGCLFKALPAIRNGEIISMSGESIGCGGGKFYTGFTPMPEHVPNFVSLKERYKQTPEMVLEGIKKIDVQRATKQYIHFARIDRLTSFEDVEGLLFLATPDILSGLVTWAFFDNNSPEAISTPFGSGCSATITQAVNENRRGGHRAFLGFFDPSARPYVESNVLSFTIPMSRFKEMCETMRICSLDTHAWGKIKARIDEG, encoded by the coding sequence ATGGATATTCAAACGTTTATCGACAACTATCAGGAGACATTCTCCGGCAAAGCGGAATTACCGATCGCTTTCTGGTATTCCGATACTCTATCGGGAGAATTAAGGAAGACGCAAGGTTGCCTGTTTAAAGCGCTTCCCGCCATAAGGAACGGGGAGATTATCAGCATGAGCGGAGAAAGCATCGGTTGCGGAGGTGGGAAATTCTATACCGGATTCACTCCCATGCCGGAACATGTACCTAACTTTGTTTCCTTGAAAGAACGATATAAGCAAACACCCGAGATGGTTCTGGAAGGCATCAAGAAGATAGATGTACAAAGGGCGACCAAGCAATATATCCATTTCGCAAGAATCGACCGGCTTACTTCCTTCGAGGATGTGGAAGGGCTTTTGTTCCTCGCTACCCCGGATATCCTGTCCGGCTTGGTCACGTGGGCGTTTTTCGACAATAACTCGCCCGAGGCCATCTCCACGCCTTTTGGCTCGGGATGTAGCGCAACCATTACGCAAGCCGTCAATGAGAACCGGCGTGGCGGGCACCGTGCTTTCCTCGGCTTCTTCGATCCCTCGGCCCGCCCTTATGTGGAAAGCAACGTATTGAGTTTCACGATCCCGATGTCTCGCTTCAAGGAGATGTGCGAGACGATGCGTATTTGTAGCCTCGATACGCACGCATGGGGCAAGATAAAAGCGAGAATCGATGAAGGCTGA
- a CDS encoding MGMT family protein, whose translation MKADFYTEVYNIVKEIPEGNVVTYGQLAKLARRPQCSRMVGQAMFNAPRELNLPCHRVVNSQGRLAPNWTEQRELLEKEGIAFKKNGCVDLKKHIWAEILPII comes from the coding sequence ATGAAGGCTGATTTTTACACGGAAGTTTACAACATCGTAAAGGAAATACCGGAGGGAAATGTGGTTACCTACGGGCAGTTAGCCAAACTCGCCCGGAGGCCACAATGTTCCCGCATGGTAGGGCAAGCCATGTTCAACGCCCCGAGAGAGCTGAACTTGCCTTGCCACAGGGTAGTAAACAGCCAAGGAAGATTGGCTCCCAATTGGACGGAACAAAGGGAACTGCTGGAAAAAGAAGGCATCGCTTTCAAAAAGAACGGGTGCGTGGATTTAAAGAAGCATATTTGGGCGGAGATATTGCCCATTATTTAA
- a CDS encoding DUF417 family protein, translating to MKSIISFFKFTPTEAAGIKPLVENHFLLFWLYNIMDLIPSR from the coding sequence ATGAAATCAATTATCAGTTTCTTTAAATTCACCCCGACCGAGGCCGCCGGGATCAAGCCTTTGGTGGAGAACCATTTCCTGCTATTCTGGTTATATAATATAATGGATCTCATCCCTTCACGATAA
- the msrB gene encoding peptide-methionine (R)-S-oxide reductase MsrB produces the protein MKHLILFIALLVSNGLAIARTTMSDQLSKTTRMNTQSEIYFAGGCFWGTEHFMKQIDGVTNTRVGYANGKMSIKNPTYEQVCNDNTGFAETVEVSYDPRQADLKLLIELFFKTIDPTSINRQGNDIGSQYRTGIYYTNTDDLPIIKETVEALAKNYTKPIVVEIQPLSNFYPAEDYHQDYLDKHPDGYCHISPDLFDFARKANKGKASNKPVSQKKFQKPDDQTLRSKLTAEQYAVTQQNATERAFKNEYWNEKREGIYVDITTGEPLFISTDKFDSGCGWPSFSKPIDKSLVMEKTDLSHGMKRIEIRSKTGDAHLGHVFNDGPADKGGLRYCINSASLRFIPKAKMEEEGYADYLPLL, from the coding sequence ATGAAACATCTAATTTTATTTATAGCTTTGCTAGTATCAAACGGACTAGCAATCGCGAGAACGACAATGAGTGATCAACTTTCAAAAACAACAAGAATGAATACCCAAAGTGAAATTTATTTTGCCGGTGGATGTTTCTGGGGAACAGAACATTTCATGAAGCAAATCGATGGCGTTACGAATACCCGAGTAGGTTACGCGAACGGGAAGATGAGTATCAAAAACCCGACTTACGAACAAGTGTGTAACGATAATACCGGATTCGCCGAGACAGTGGAAGTTAGCTACGATCCGCGACAAGCCGATTTGAAGTTATTGATCGAACTATTCTTCAAGACGATAGATCCGACAAGTATCAACCGGCAAGGCAACGATATCGGATCACAGTATCGTACCGGCATCTATTATACGAATACGGACGATCTGCCGATCATCAAAGAGACCGTGGAGGCATTGGCCAAGAATTATACCAAGCCCATCGTCGTAGAGATTCAGCCATTAAGTAATTTCTATCCGGCAGAAGACTATCATCAGGATTATTTAGATAAACACCCGGACGGTTATTGCCACATAAGCCCGGATCTATTCGATTTCGCCCGAAAGGCTAATAAGGGGAAAGCCTCGAACAAGCCTGTATCGCAAAAGAAATTCCAGAAACCGGATGATCAGACATTGCGCTCTAAACTCACCGCCGAACAATATGCGGTAACACAGCAAAACGCTACGGAAAGAGCTTTCAAGAATGAATATTGGAATGAAAAGCGTGAAGGCATCTACGTAGATATCACGACTGGGGAACCTTTGTTTATCTCTACCGATAAGTTTGATTCGGGTTGCGGATGGCCTAGTTTCTCCAAGCCGATAGACAAGAGCTTGGTGATGGAAAAAACGGATCTTTCCCACGGGATGAAACGGATTGAGATACGCAGCAAAACAGGAGATGCACATCTAGGGCACGTTTTTAATGATGGCCCAGCCGACAAAGGTGGGTTACGATACTGCATCAACAGCGCGTCATTAAGATTTATCCCTAAAGCAAAGATGGAAGAAGAGGGATATGCCGACTATCTCCCACTCCTATAA
- a CDS encoding helix-turn-helix domain-containing protein, which yields MYHEFTPCAALVPFIDKFWVFKGFTDIGTRFKILADGCTDFIFSIGNMTVPTDEHSMIMQPYRSFFVGPMRSYSNLTATTDSLHMLGVRFQPCGLAAFTNEPLGQFADLRIQSSDINLLFDNSFAEMLCEQPDDSVRIRIIEGYLIRLLTQSIQVDRQIIYATSFIKQSYGQLPVQNLIDKICICQRHFQRKFKDATGYTPKEFSRIIKFQYAIEVLRNAPHTDLSSIALDCGYYDHSHFIKEFKRLAGDVPSYFLTLPNPADEPLTYI from the coding sequence ATGTATCACGAATTTACCCCCTGCGCAGCCTTAGTGCCCTTTATCGACAAGTTCTGGGTGTTCAAAGGCTTTACCGACATCGGGACACGTTTTAAGATCCTCGCGGACGGATGCACCGACTTTATCTTCTCAATCGGTAACATGACCGTCCCTACGGACGAGCATTCGATGATCATGCAGCCTTATCGTTCCTTTTTTGTCGGTCCCATGAGGTCTTATTCCAATCTTACCGCTACGACAGATTCCCTACATATGCTAGGAGTTCGTTTCCAACCCTGTGGGCTGGCAGCTTTCACGAATGAGCCTTTGGGACAGTTTGCCGATCTTCGCATCCAGTCTTCAGATATTAACCTTTTATTCGATAATTCCTTTGCCGAGATGCTTTGCGAACAACCGGACGATTCCGTCCGTATCCGCATTATCGAAGGCTATCTTATACGCCTTCTCACCCAATCCATTCAAGTAGACAGACAAATTATATACGCCACCTCATTTATAAAACAGTCCTACGGACAGCTACCCGTACAAAACTTGATCGACAAGATTTGCATCTGCCAGCGACATTTCCAACGTAAGTTCAAGGATGCCACCGGATATACCCCCAAAGAATTCAGCCGGATCATAAAATTCCAATATGCCATAGAAGTACTGAGGAACGCCCCACACACGGACTTAAGCAGCATCGCCTTAGATTGCGGCTACTATGACCATTCCCACTTTATCAAAGAATTCAAGCGTTTAGCGGGAGACGTTCCCTCTTACTTCCTGACTTTACCAAATCCTGCGGATGAACCGCTTACTTATATTTGA
- a CDS encoding pyridoxamine 5'-phosphate oxidase family protein, protein MIDLKLIEEKAISILTECDTAMLASVTEEGYPRPVPMGKIKADGISQIWFSTGTFSDKTIQFQLNPKAGVCFMKGGDSIVLTGKVEIVSDMEIKKALWSDWMFAHFPGGVIDPSYCILKFTSEEATYWIDNEFVKASI, encoded by the coding sequence ATGATAGACCTCAAGCTAATCGAGGAAAAAGCAATTTCCATATTAACGGAATGTGATACCGCTATGCTTGCGTCTGTTACGGAAGAGGGTTATCCCCGTCCGGTTCCTATGGGAAAAATAAAAGCGGATGGCATTTCCCAGATATGGTTCTCTACAGGCACGTTCTCTGATAAGACAATACAATTCCAACTCAACCCGAAAGCCGGAGTTTGCTTTATGAAAGGAGGAGACAGTATCGTGTTAACGGGTAAGGTCGAGATCGTTTCCGATATGGAAATCAAGAAAGCCCTTTGGTCTGACTGGATGTTCGCCCATTTCCCTGGAGGAGTAATAGATCCGAGCTATTGTATATTGAAATTCACTTCCGAAGAAGCGACTTATTGGATCGATAATGAATTTGTAAAAGCAAGTATATAA
- a CDS encoding pentapeptide repeat-containing protein: MLKITAPRLVKNLREDVDWMDCISRQEDDFTECSFNGLCVEDVSKQNLSVNSCLFTNCGFIACNYRKSQFSDVVFKNCDLSNINLSGCGFYRVEFIGCKLTGTNFSESIFNHTTIRDCKGDYVIFSMSKLRNVSFNQCFLRGGGLDNCQFTNVEFEHCNLVEAELHRTSLKGIDLTSSEIAGIRIGSIPGGELKGATVTSLQALDIARMLGITIKD, encoded by the coding sequence ATGTTGAAAATAACAGCGCCTAGATTGGTAAAAAACTTACGGGAGGATGTGGACTGGATGGATTGTATATCCAGACAAGAGGATGATTTTACAGAATGTTCTTTCAATGGATTATGCGTCGAGGACGTATCTAAACAGAACCTATCCGTTAATTCCTGCTTATTCACCAATTGTGGTTTCATTGCTTGCAATTATCGTAAATCTCAGTTTAGCGATGTGGTATTTAAGAACTGTGACCTATCAAATATAAATTTATCCGGATGTGGCTTTTACCGGGTAGAGTTCATTGGGTGTAAACTTACCGGAACGAATTTCTCCGAATCAATCTTTAATCATACTACCATCCGGGATTGCAAAGGAGATTATGTAATCTTCTCCATGAGCAAACTCCGGAACGTTTCTTTTAATCAATGCTTTTTACGAGGGGGCGGATTGGACAATTGCCAATTTACGAACGTTGAATTCGAACATTGTAATTTAGTAGAGGCGGAGCTTCACCGGACCTCTTTGAAAGGGATCGATCTCACTTCCTCCGAGATCGCCGGTATACGTATCGGCTCGATTCCCGGAGGAGAGTTGAAAGGTGCTACCGTAACCTCCTTACAAGCACTGGACATCGCTAGAATGTTAGGTATTACGATCAAGGATTAA
- a CDS encoding GNAT family N-acetyltransferase, whose product MEYTVNHYPEKHRFEVVEDGLTAYVEYRLRGDALDIIHTIVPKNLEGRGIAATLVETAYKYAKEQGLRPLATCSYAVVWLKRHPEF is encoded by the coding sequence ATGGAATATACAGTAAATCACTATCCGGAGAAACATCGTTTCGAGGTAGTAGAAGACGGCTTGACAGCCTATGTGGAATATCGTTTAAGAGGAGATGCCTTGGACATTATCCATACCATTGTCCCAAAAAACTTGGAAGGGCGTGGGATTGCGGCGACTCTTGTTGAAACAGCTTATAAATACGCAAAGGAACAGGGGTTGCGCCCTTTGGCTACCTGTTCCTATGCGGTTGTGTGGTTAAAACGCCATCCGGAGTTTTAA